The Skermanella pratensis genome has a window encoding:
- a CDS encoding glycosyltransferase family 4 protein, protein MTSSRSRSAPRVLFVCHNHPSFHPGGTEIFAHDLFRHMKDVDGIEAMFLACTNKVHRDQKPGTNFQTVGRSSDELVLWAGHFDRFYQSQIDLHGIVPDLSTLLQSFRPDIVHIHHTLLLGVEMLFLIRRVLPRARIVYTLHDYYPICANDGQMVTTDGHRLCASASPDACHRCFPERTPDKFVLREKHLKGMLSLVDRFVSPSHFLRERYIAWGLPADRITVLRNGRPPAPAALAEEQAPAAGQSPARRNVFGYFGNLSPYKGILVALGAARMLAEKDEDFVLHVHGGMPFQSDAFKAEIDEAAKSCGGRVIRHGAYRRDEMARLLNAVDWVITPSIWWENAPLVIQEAFQQGRPVICSDIGGMAEAVTDDHDGLHFRTGDAADLARAMRRAMTLPGLWQRLASNISPVRTVAESAAEHRSLYAGLTTAATLRSSRR, encoded by the coding sequence ATGACGTCGTCCCGGTCCCGCTCCGCCCCCCGCGTCCTGTTCGTCTGCCACAACCATCCGAGCTTCCATCCCGGCGGGACGGAGATCTTCGCCCACGACCTGTTCCGCCACATGAAGGACGTGGACGGGATCGAGGCGATGTTCCTCGCCTGCACCAACAAGGTCCACCGCGACCAGAAGCCGGGCACCAATTTCCAGACGGTCGGCCGCAGCTCGGACGAGCTGGTCCTTTGGGCCGGGCATTTCGACCGCTTCTACCAGAGCCAGATCGACCTGCACGGCATCGTCCCCGACCTCTCGACGCTGCTCCAGTCGTTCCGGCCCGACATCGTCCATATCCACCACACCCTGCTGCTGGGCGTGGAGATGCTGTTCCTGATCCGCCGGGTGCTGCCCCGGGCGCGGATCGTCTATACCCTGCACGACTACTATCCGATCTGCGCCAACGACGGCCAGATGGTCACGACGGACGGGCACCGGCTGTGCGCAAGCGCCTCCCCCGACGCCTGCCACCGCTGCTTCCCGGAGCGCACCCCGGACAAGTTCGTGCTCCGGGAGAAGCACCTCAAGGGCATGCTGTCGCTGGTCGATCGCTTCGTGTCGCCCAGCCATTTCCTGCGCGAGCGGTACATCGCCTGGGGCCTCCCGGCCGACCGGATCACGGTCCTGCGCAACGGCCGCCCGCCCGCCCCGGCCGCCCTGGCCGAGGAGCAGGCGCCCGCCGCCGGGCAGTCCCCCGCGCGGCGCAACGTCTTCGGCTATTTCGGCAATCTCAGCCCCTACAAGGGCATCCTGGTGGCGCTCGGCGCGGCGCGGATGCTCGCCGAGAAGGACGAGGACTTCGTCCTCCACGTCCATGGCGGCATGCCGTTCCAGTCCGACGCCTTCAAGGCGGAGATCGACGAGGCCGCGAAGTCCTGCGGCGGCCGGGTGATCCGCCACGGGGCCTACCGGCGGGACGAGATGGCGCGGCTGCTGAATGCCGTGGACTGGGTGATCACGCCGTCGATCTGGTGGGAGAACGCCCCCCTGGTGATCCAGGAGGCTTTCCAGCAGGGCCGCCCGGTGATCTGCAGCGACATCGGCGGCATGGCGGAAGCGGTGACCGACGACCATGACGGGCTGCATTTCCGGACCGGCGACGCGGCCGACCTGGCGCGTGCGATGCGCAGGGCGATGACCCTGCCGGGCCTGTGGCAGCGCCTCGCTTCCAATATCTCGCCGGTGCGGACGGTGGCGGAAAGCGCCGCCGAGCACCGCAGCCTCTATGCCGGCCTGACGACAGCCGCGACGTTGCGGAGTTCACGACGATGA
- a CDS encoding polysaccharide pyruvyl transferase family protein, which translates to MAKILVMIPSGEVYDHDCVRWYEYQQVQKHIDHYHNIGDAFVFDSSLKLLNYDKLDVLTIRNVKPGDVERYNAEYDYVFLRGSNYIHSHMDWENAEQVLPKLKIPILAFGVGAQAPVEGKLQLSDQSKRIWSIIADKSASLGVRGTYTAEVLWDLGIKNVRIVGCPTAFRNNDPDLRIDLPPLDQVKKVGFTMRREVSAAYAQNIETYLTRHRDVVKEMARRFDIVMMMQGEVEEKKLLWGTDEQKAHALAELKNNGWIGKWFLDAEMEELYKTKLWYSDVVSDYEDLVRSKDLVLGYRLHGNLMALANRTPSIYFSYDSRTVEFAETFAIPCYDVFSQKPFVLEDYWDQARFERFNRTYYQRFRDMRAFLDENFIDHKMHHGVARPRRLQVA; encoded by the coding sequence TTGGCCAAGATCCTCGTCATGATCCCGTCGGGCGAAGTCTATGATCACGACTGCGTCCGCTGGTACGAGTACCAGCAGGTCCAGAAGCACATCGACCACTATCACAACATCGGCGACGCGTTCGTCTTCGACTCCTCGCTGAAGCTGCTGAATTACGACAAGCTCGACGTGCTGACGATCCGCAACGTCAAGCCGGGCGACGTCGAGCGCTACAACGCCGAATACGACTATGTCTTCCTGCGCGGCTCGAACTACATCCACAGCCACATGGACTGGGAGAACGCCGAGCAGGTCCTGCCCAAGCTGAAGATTCCGATCCTGGCCTTCGGCGTCGGCGCGCAGGCCCCGGTGGAAGGCAAGCTCCAGCTGTCCGACCAGAGCAAGCGGATCTGGAGCATCATCGCCGACAAGTCGGCGTCGCTCGGCGTGCGCGGCACCTACACCGCCGAGGTCCTGTGGGACCTGGGCATCAAGAACGTCCGGATCGTCGGCTGCCCGACCGCCTTCCGAAACAACGATCCCGACCTGCGCATCGACCTGCCGCCGCTCGACCAGGTGAAGAAGGTCGGGTTCACCATGCGCCGCGAGGTCTCGGCCGCCTATGCCCAGAACATCGAGACCTACCTGACCCGTCACCGCGACGTGGTCAAGGAGATGGCGCGCCGGTTCGACATCGTCATGATGATGCAGGGCGAGGTCGAGGAGAAGAAGCTGCTCTGGGGCACCGACGAGCAGAAGGCCCACGCCCTGGCCGAGCTGAAGAACAATGGCTGGATCGGCAAGTGGTTCCTCGACGCGGAGATGGAGGAACTTTACAAGACGAAGCTGTGGTACTCGGACGTCGTCTCCGACTACGAGGACCTGGTGCGGTCCAAGGACCTCGTGCTGGGCTACCGCCTGCACGGCAACCTGATGGCGCTGGCCAATCGCACGCCGTCGATCTACTTCAGCTACGACAGCCGGACCGTGGAGTTCGCCGAGACCTTCGCGATCCCCTGCTACGACGTGTTCTCGCAGAAGCCCTTCGTACTGGAGGATTACTGGGACCAGGCGCGGTTCGAACGGTTCAACCGCACCTATTACCAGCGCTTCCGAGACATGCGCGCCTTCCTCGACGAGAACTTCATCGACCACAAGATGCACCACGGCGTCGCGCGCCCGCGCCGGCTCCAGGTGGCGTAA
- a CDS encoding class I SAM-dependent methyltransferase, producing the protein MSTPQPILPSSVSAQPSPASSPAPVPANQRVIKLLVRQDARDAQRIDWLCEQIVRNRFMPVPPPENVFVGDGDFRAIGAEFLKHFVKLGDLRPTDRVLEIGCGIGRMALPLTQYLTDGTYDGMDVVPDGIDWCSRTISPAYPAFRFHHMDVANDLYNPQGRIEPTGVTLPFRDQSFDFVLLTSVLTHLQAAEALAYAWEISRLLRPGGRCFLSLFLMNDVAREGLRGGDRRLTFDPDAEGPTWLGDPAVPSAAVAHDEAFLLDIFASVGLKPARPTVYGAWCGRTNAVSYQDLLVLERAALP; encoded by the coding sequence ATGAGCACGCCCCAACCCATCCTCCCGTCGTCGGTTTCCGCCCAGCCTTCCCCGGCTTCCTCGCCGGCGCCCGTGCCCGCCAACCAGCGCGTGATCAAGCTGCTGGTCCGCCAGGACGCGCGCGACGCCCAGCGGATCGACTGGCTGTGCGAGCAGATCGTCCGCAACCGCTTCATGCCGGTCCCGCCGCCGGAGAACGTCTTCGTCGGCGACGGCGATTTCCGCGCCATCGGGGCCGAGTTCCTGAAGCATTTCGTCAAGCTGGGCGACCTGCGCCCGACCGACCGCGTGCTGGAGATCGGCTGCGGCATCGGCCGCATGGCGCTGCCGCTGACCCAGTACCTGACCGACGGCACCTATGACGGCATGGACGTGGTGCCGGACGGCATCGATTGGTGCAGCCGAACGATCTCGCCGGCCTATCCCGCCTTCCGGTTCCACCACATGGACGTGGCGAACGACCTGTACAATCCGCAGGGACGGATCGAGCCGACCGGCGTCACCCTGCCGTTCCGCGACCAGAGCTTCGACTTCGTGCTGCTGACCTCCGTGCTGACCCATCTCCAGGCGGCCGAGGCCCTGGCCTATGCCTGGGAGATCAGCCGGCTGCTGCGCCCCGGCGGACGCTGCTTCCTCAGCCTGTTCCTGATGAACGACGTCGCCCGCGAGGGCCTGCGCGGCGGCGACCGGCGCCTGACCTTCGACCCCGACGCCGAAGGCCCGACCTGGCTGGGCGACCCGGCGGTCCCGTCGGCCGCGGTCGCCCACGACGAGGCGTTCCTGCTGGACATCTTCGCCTCGGTCGGGCTGAAGCCGGCAAGGCCGACAGTCTACGGCGCCTGGTGCGGCCGGACCAACGCGGTCAGCTACCAGGACCTGCTGGTGCTGGAGAGGGCCGCCCTGCCATGA
- a CDS encoding calcium-binding protein: MATLPGGSYDDYLTGTADADVIFGAAGNDILMGEGGDDQIVGGAGSDMLFGGAGDDLLDGGAGNDTLFGGEGNDTLLGGAGSDVLQGGAGDDIITGGAGNDIIDGGTGNDIIDAGPGDDVVNGGEGNDIINGGAGHDVIDGGAGNDTLTGGAGNDIVMGGDGNDIIRGESGSDVLFGGAGDDVIFGGSGKDIISGGAGNDTLTGGSESDTFVFTGGGGQDVVMDFKAGEDILQIARNINGLDISSAADMAARVLDAGGNAVIDLGNGDTITLMNVNAEDVQNNPNAFFVIS; encoded by the coding sequence ATGGCAACCCTTCCCGGTGGCTCCTACGACGATTACCTGACCGGCACGGCCGATGCCGACGTGATCTTCGGCGCGGCTGGCAACGACATCCTCATGGGCGAAGGCGGCGACGACCAGATCGTCGGCGGCGCCGGCAGCGACATGCTGTTCGGCGGGGCCGGCGACGACCTGCTCGACGGCGGCGCCGGCAACGACACGCTGTTCGGCGGCGAGGGCAACGACACCCTGCTCGGCGGCGCCGGCAGCGACGTGCTCCAGGGCGGGGCCGGCGACGACATCATCACCGGGGGCGCCGGCAACGACATCATCGACGGCGGCACGGGCAACGACATCATCGACGCCGGCCCGGGCGACGACGTCGTCAACGGCGGCGAGGGCAACGACATCATCAACGGCGGAGCGGGCCACGACGTGATCGACGGCGGCGCCGGCAACGACACCCTGACCGGCGGCGCCGGCAACGACATCGTCATGGGCGGCGACGGCAACGACATCATCCGCGGCGAGAGCGGCAGCGACGTGCTGTTCGGCGGGGCCGGCGACGACGTCATCTTCGGCGGGTCCGGCAAGGACATCATCAGCGGCGGCGCCGGCAACGACACCCTGACCGGCGGCTCCGAGAGCGACACCTTCGTCTTCACCGGCGGCGGCGGCCAGGACGTCGTGATGGACTTCAAGGCGGGCGAGGACATCCTTCAGATCGCCCGCAACATCAACGGCCTGGACATCTCCAGCGCGGCTGACATGGCGGCGCGGGTGCTCGATGCCGGCGGCAACGCCGTCATCGACCTGGGCAACGGCGACACCATCACCCTGATGAACGTCAACGCCGAGGACGTGCAGAACAACCCGAACGCCTTCTTCGTGATCAGCTAA
- a CDS encoding glycosyltransferase, with protein sequence MLPTALAHHPDAAVPTARLHGVGGDFVMAVWETAAPGQSGRIVPSIDGTEVPRPYTLLTVPTGWGGERTIAVLRCPAGAGTVTFRNESSRPAATAHPADRTEFDAALLMSGLDGAARLRVVRLLLDFCRSAFSLQNDGRFSHLCRRLILELSPNPAALTVRCAPTRQLALCDGGVSAGFGEITATVVITPGGMRRLEVPPAVGAAPDKRGRLPLHLVMDRALCGAETLVVLLGRSGLACRTVAAPPAELPTLLEWLERLKPCPQHLRDHVLRALALRAADEPQAAAAVRELQVLMPLPRRHVAAADRPVGGDIDVAVSTGDGGLFLAGWLHDPHGLVDSVRVTSPFGDQRILAALPHRFPREDVAAIYKSASPSGFAAWIPGAPDPAPALQYRCELLLRSGGRIDIVPPSRPLNPADVRAAVLGSMPPPFVTEAALETCIAPAVAPIHAAMTAEVPAPEVFRYGSPVADPAVSIVIPLYRNLEFLRFQLAAFAIDPAVADGAEIVLVLDSPEQRDELRHYLHGLHGLYALPLTLVVNAANHGYSTSNNAGAAVARGRHLLFLNSDVIPDRPGWLPRLVAALEASPETGAVGPKLLFEDDSLQHAGLFFGRDYRGRWINQHYHKGMPRDFAPACLPRAVPGVTGACLLMPAGVFREVGGFTTDYIIGDYEDSDLCLKVRASGREIRYVPAVELYHLERQSISRHAGYTRGVASEYNAWLHSGRWSGLMEDLMGRDWPAEEPSRSLGRSLGRPPARRRNRSRKTSAA encoded by the coding sequence ATGCTCCCGACCGCCCTGGCCCACCATCCCGACGCCGCCGTTCCGACCGCCCGCCTGCACGGCGTCGGCGGCGACTTCGTCATGGCGGTGTGGGAAACCGCCGCGCCGGGCCAGTCCGGCCGCATCGTTCCCTCGATCGACGGGACGGAGGTGCCGCGTCCCTACACCCTTCTGACCGTGCCGACCGGCTGGGGCGGGGAACGCACCATCGCCGTGCTCCGCTGCCCGGCCGGGGCCGGGACCGTCACCTTCCGGAACGAATCATCCCGCCCGGCCGCGACCGCCCATCCCGCAGACCGCACCGAATTCGACGCGGCCCTGCTGATGAGCGGCCTCGACGGCGCCGCCCGCCTGCGCGTGGTCCGCCTGCTGCTGGACTTCTGCCGCAGCGCCTTCAGCCTGCAGAACGACGGGCGGTTCTCCCATCTGTGCCGCCGGCTGATCCTGGAGCTGTCGCCGAACCCCGCGGCCCTGACGGTCCGCTGCGCCCCGACCCGCCAGCTCGCCCTGTGCGACGGCGGAGTCTCCGCCGGGTTCGGCGAGATCACCGCGACGGTCGTGATCACCCCGGGCGGCATGCGCCGGCTGGAGGTTCCGCCCGCGGTCGGCGCAGCACCGGACAAGCGCGGCCGCCTGCCCCTCCACCTGGTGATGGACCGGGCGCTGTGCGGGGCGGAGACGCTGGTCGTCCTGCTCGGCCGCAGCGGCCTTGCCTGCCGCACGGTCGCGGCGCCCCCGGCGGAGCTTCCGACCCTGCTCGAATGGCTGGAACGGCTGAAGCCGTGCCCGCAGCACTTGCGCGACCACGTGCTTCGGGCGCTGGCGCTCCGCGCCGCCGACGAGCCGCAGGCCGCCGCCGCGGTGCGCGAACTCCAGGTGCTGATGCCCCTGCCGCGCCGCCACGTGGCGGCGGCCGACCGGCCGGTCGGCGGCGACATCGACGTCGCGGTGTCGACCGGCGACGGCGGACTGTTCCTGGCGGGCTGGCTGCACGATCCCCACGGTTTGGTCGACTCGGTGCGCGTCACCTCGCCCTTCGGCGACCAGCGGATCCTCGCCGCCCTGCCCCACCGCTTCCCGCGCGAGGACGTCGCGGCGATCTACAAGTCCGCTTCACCCTCCGGGTTCGCCGCCTGGATCCCCGGCGCGCCGGACCCGGCCCCGGCGCTCCAGTACCGGTGCGAGCTGCTGCTCCGCTCGGGCGGCCGGATCGACATCGTGCCGCCGTCCCGCCCGCTGAACCCTGCCGATGTCCGCGCCGCCGTGCTGGGCAGCATGCCTCCGCCCTTCGTGACCGAGGCCGCGCTGGAGACCTGCATCGCCCCGGCCGTCGCACCGATCCATGCCGCCATGACGGCCGAGGTGCCGGCCCCGGAGGTCTTCCGCTACGGCTCGCCGGTCGCCGATCCGGCGGTGTCGATCGTGATCCCGCTCTATCGCAACCTGGAGTTCCTGCGCTTTCAGCTCGCCGCCTTCGCGATCGATCCCGCGGTGGCGGACGGGGCCGAGATCGTCCTGGTCCTCGACAGCCCGGAGCAGCGCGACGAGCTGCGCCATTACCTGCACGGCCTGCACGGCCTCTACGCGCTGCCGCTGACCCTGGTGGTGAACGCCGCCAACCACGGCTACTCCACGTCCAACAACGCGGGCGCCGCGGTCGCGCGCGGCCGGCACCTGCTGTTCCTCAACTCCGACGTGATCCCCGACCGGCCCGGCTGGCTGCCCCGGCTCGTCGCGGCGCTGGAGGCGTCGCCGGAAACCGGCGCCGTCGGCCCGAAGCTGCTGTTCGAGGACGATTCGCTCCAGCATGCCGGGCTGTTCTTCGGCCGCGACTACCGCGGACGCTGGATCAACCAGCACTACCACAAGGGCATGCCGCGCGACTTCGCCCCGGCCTGCCTGCCCCGCGCGGTCCCCGGCGTCACCGGCGCCTGCCTGCTGATGCCGGCAGGCGTCTTCCGCGAGGTGGGCGGCTTCACCACCGACTACATCATCGGCGACTACGAGGACTCGGACCTGTGCCTCAAGGTCCGGGCCTCGGGCCGGGAGATCCGCTACGTGCCGGCCGTGGAGCTCTACCACCTGGAGCGCCAGTCGATCAGCCGCCATGCCGGCTACACCCGCGGGGTCGCCTCCGAATACAACGCCTGGCTCCATTCCGGCCGCTGGTCCGGCCTGATGGAAGACCTCATGGGCCGGGACTGGCCGGCCGAAGAACCCTCCCGTTCCCTCGGCCGATCCCTTGGCCGCCCCCCGGCCCGCCGCCGCAACCGCAGCAGAAAGACTTCGGCAGCATGA
- a CDS encoding glycosyltransferase family 2 protein gives MKEITPKADIQIAVLVDERTLLLFGWIDRALPTSGTASFSEGSGAAGSYDGHFWHRDEVSQWFVALLRFDNIAQIRPQRLSIAGADRGTRYAIPPIQNIKINPWTLLSTLKEDMPEALPVVFDFLHAKLGEAGPSERVTRLMLAFLQTMAQPDGFAEIFGCMTGLGTLVQGWSFSLAAGERDLIVETDGCLTFRSTVGSFERSDLPSTARGVLGVLHGADTLDLPAIRRIYHKASKGWCYLEIFENRTLLNDRSAVPHLRAMLPTLTGEPAVLRALKRLSNAQYEGFETISRLELPVRVGLDTAVRVPGAGTLVTGWVLDPERHVSAVTLKGIGLSARFDQDWCRTSRRDVSEAFAADALFAGKIVPGQDAHGFLTFVPEPAACADQSERYLELSLSDDSCAFVPVPTSRAAAPALRRLLSAVNLNDPAAETIIARHIGPLVQAVGRAPVASEISVPAYAMGASLAAPRLSVVIPVADGRDDIDVVLAKLAVDRDFDGAEIVIAAGAAAHERLSPSLRRFADFYGLSIRLIPCPHAHDAYQAMDEGVRHAASDMLLLLSPSVLPTSAGWLSKLERAYRACGKTGMLSPTLLYEDYSIRFAGIQQISADSAVSQYAGYSRDWLMGREITAVQAASTDCALVPRAAFLEAGGFSRDFVGSDYKGVDFCLKLRAAGHACLWLPTVELIALDETPRDQAQEYWLQTGGLVDRWGFERKWPRLHSTHTLGSVDR, from the coding sequence ATGAAAGAGATCACCCCGAAAGCCGACATCCAGATCGCGGTCCTCGTGGACGAGAGGACGCTGCTGCTGTTCGGCTGGATCGACCGGGCGCTGCCGACTTCGGGAACCGCCAGCTTCTCGGAGGGCAGCGGCGCCGCCGGCAGCTATGACGGGCATTTCTGGCACCGGGACGAGGTGTCGCAGTGGTTCGTGGCCTTGCTGCGGTTCGACAACATCGCGCAGATCCGGCCCCAGCGCCTCTCGATCGCCGGGGCCGACCGGGGCACCCGCTACGCGATCCCGCCGATCCAGAACATCAAGATCAACCCCTGGACCCTGCTCTCCACCTTGAAGGAGGACATGCCGGAGGCGCTGCCGGTGGTGTTCGACTTCCTCCACGCGAAGCTCGGGGAAGCCGGGCCGTCGGAGCGGGTGACCCGGCTGATGCTGGCCTTCCTCCAGACGATGGCCCAGCCCGACGGCTTCGCGGAGATCTTCGGCTGCATGACCGGCCTGGGCACCCTGGTGCAGGGCTGGTCGTTCAGCCTTGCCGCCGGCGAGCGGGACCTGATCGTGGAGACCGACGGCTGCCTGACGTTCCGGAGCACGGTCGGCAGCTTCGAGCGTTCCGACCTGCCGTCCACCGCGCGCGGCGTGCTGGGCGTCCTGCACGGTGCCGACACCCTCGACCTGCCGGCGATCCGCCGGATCTACCACAAGGCGTCCAAGGGCTGGTGCTACCTGGAGATCTTCGAGAACCGCACCCTCCTGAACGACCGGAGCGCCGTTCCGCACCTGCGCGCCATGCTGCCGACGCTGACGGGGGAACCGGCCGTCCTGCGCGCGCTCAAGCGTCTGTCCAACGCCCAGTACGAGGGTTTCGAGACGATCAGCCGGCTGGAACTGCCGGTCCGCGTCGGCTTGGACACCGCCGTCCGGGTTCCCGGCGCCGGCACGCTGGTGACGGGCTGGGTGCTCGACCCCGAGCGCCACGTCTCCGCGGTCACCCTGAAGGGTATCGGGCTGTCGGCGCGTTTCGACCAGGACTGGTGCCGCACCAGCCGCCGCGACGTCAGCGAGGCCTTCGCCGCCGACGCCCTGTTCGCCGGCAAGATCGTGCCCGGCCAGGACGCCCACGGCTTCCTGACCTTCGTGCCGGAGCCCGCCGCCTGCGCCGACCAGTCCGAACGCTACCTGGAACTCTCGCTGAGCGACGATTCCTGCGCCTTCGTTCCCGTGCCGACGTCCCGGGCCGCCGCCCCGGCGCTGCGCCGCCTGCTGTCCGCCGTCAACCTGAACGACCCCGCCGCGGAAACCATCATCGCCCGGCACATCGGCCCGCTGGTGCAGGCCGTGGGCCGGGCGCCGGTCGCCTCTGAAATCTCCGTCCCGGCCTATGCCATGGGCGCCTCCCTGGCGGCTCCCCGGCTGTCCGTGGTCATCCCGGTCGCCGACGGGCGCGACGACATCGACGTTGTCTTGGCGAAGCTGGCGGTGGACCGGGACTTCGACGGAGCCGAGATCGTCATCGCGGCCGGGGCCGCCGCCCATGAGCGGCTGTCTCCGTCGCTCCGGCGTTTCGCGGACTTCTACGGCCTCTCGATCCGGCTGATCCCCTGCCCCCACGCCCACGACGCCTATCAGGCGATGGACGAGGGGGTCCGGCATGCCGCGTCCGACATGCTGCTTCTGCTCTCCCCCTCCGTGCTGCCGACGTCCGCCGGCTGGCTGTCGAAGCTGGAGCGGGCCTACAGGGCCTGCGGCAAGACCGGCATGCTCAGCCCGACGCTGCTCTACGAGGACTATTCGATCCGGTTCGCCGGCATCCAGCAGATCAGCGCCGACTCGGCGGTGTCGCAATATGCCGGCTATTCGCGCGACTGGCTGATGGGCCGCGAGATCACCGCGGTGCAGGCCGCCTCGACCGATTGCGCCCTGGTCCCCCGCGCCGCCTTCCTGGAAGCCGGCGGGTTCAGCCGGGACTTCGTGGGGTCCGACTACAAGGGCGTGGATTTCTGCCTGAAGCTCCGCGCGGCCGGCCACGCCTGCCTGTGGCTGCCGACGGTCGAGCTGATCGCGCTGGACGAGACCCCGCGCGACCAGGCGCAGGAATACTGGCTCCAGACCGGCGGCCTCGTCGACCGCTGGGGGTTCGAGCGCAAATGGCCCCGCCTCCACTCCACCCACACGCTCGGGAGCGTTGACCGATGA
- a CDS encoding glycosyltransferase family 4 protein: MTVTDSVKRDKRVLIISHGHPTFSLGGAEVASYNLFNGIHDLPGWESFYLARVGPPVNRHKDSALMSLRQKEREILYYANDYDHFRCSNRNLPGLRQDFVRYVVDLQPDVINFHHFLGLGVETIFAIKQALPRVPVVVTFHEYLSICHHHGQMVKTSRNTLCYKSSPAECTNCFPQIPESQFFKREAFLKTFLEMADFYVSPSEFLIDRYVDWGLPREKFRMIENGLTVEDIVPPRPLPKGGRRNRFGFFGQVTEFKGLHVLVEAVSRVSGKDWGDDSALMIFGGNLERQPEAFQKKFNELTEKAGNRVRFYGSYRSAELPSLMKDVDWLIIPSIWWENSPVVIQEAFLHGRPIIASNIGGMAEKVTHNVDGLHFRNASVEDLVDRLTDVLRSPDLWDRLRARIKRPIDRQECARRHTEIFNALLGASAAQDIPAKPAAAQGTQALDRAVAQPL; this comes from the coding sequence ATGACCGTCACCGACAGCGTCAAGAGGGACAAGCGAGTCCTCATCATCAGCCATGGCCACCCGACCTTCTCGCTCGGCGGCGCCGAGGTGGCGTCCTACAACCTGTTCAACGGCATCCACGACCTGCCGGGCTGGGAGAGCTTCTACCTCGCCCGGGTCGGCCCGCCGGTCAACCGGCACAAGGACAGCGCCCTGATGAGCCTTCGCCAGAAGGAGCGCGAGATCCTCTACTACGCCAACGACTACGACCATTTCCGCTGCTCGAACCGGAACCTGCCCGGCCTGCGCCAGGATTTCGTCCGCTACGTGGTGGACCTCCAGCCCGACGTGATCAATTTCCACCACTTCCTGGGCCTGGGCGTGGAGACCATCTTCGCGATCAAGCAGGCGCTGCCGCGCGTGCCGGTCGTGGTGACCTTTCACGAATACCTGTCGATCTGCCACCACCATGGGCAGATGGTGAAGACCAGCCGCAACACGCTGTGCTACAAGTCGTCGCCGGCGGAATGCACGAACTGCTTCCCCCAGATCCCCGAGAGCCAGTTCTTCAAGCGGGAAGCCTTCCTCAAGACCTTCCTGGAGATGGCGGACTTCTACGTCAGCCCGAGCGAGTTCCTGATCGACCGCTACGTCGACTGGGGCCTGCCGCGCGAGAAGTTCCGCATGATCGAGAACGGCCTGACGGTCGAGGACATCGTGCCGCCGCGCCCGCTGCCCAAGGGCGGCCGGCGCAACCGCTTCGGCTTCTTCGGCCAGGTGACCGAGTTCAAGGGCCTGCACGTGCTGGTCGAGGCGGTGTCCCGGGTCTCCGGGAAGGACTGGGGCGACGACAGCGCGCTGATGATCTTCGGCGGCAACCTGGAGCGCCAGCCCGAGGCCTTCCAGAAGAAGTTCAACGAGTTGACGGAGAAGGCCGGCAACCGCGTCCGCTTCTACGGCAGCTACCGCTCGGCGGAACTGCCCAGCCTGATGAAGGACGTGGACTGGCTGATCATCCCGTCGATCTGGTGGGAGAACTCTCCGGTCGTGATCCAGGAAGCCTTCCTGCACGGCCGCCCGATCATCGCCAGCAACATCGGCGGCATGGCCGAGAAAGTCACCCACAACGTGGACGGCCTGCATTTCCGCAACGCCAGCGTGGAGGACCTGGTCGACCGCCTGACCGACGTGCTCCGCAGCCCGGACCTGTGGGACCGGCTGCGTGCCCGGATCAAGCGGCCGATCGACCGGCAGGAATGCGCCCGCCGGCACACCGAAATCTTCAACGCCCTGCTCGGAGCCTCCGCCGCGCAGGACATTCCGGCGAAACCCGCCGCGGCGCAGGGCACCCAAGCCCTCGACCGCGCCGTGGCCCAGCCTCTCTAG